A portion of the Amyelois transitella isolate CPQ chromosome 2, ilAmyTran1.1, whole genome shotgun sequence genome contains these proteins:
- the LOC106143192 gene encoding sodium-driven chloride bicarbonate exchanger: METRADDDEAPTDPAARKHTHHDYTEQDFEGHRAHTVFVGVHVPARRHSHRKHKHHHRNGEKEIDRPGPPIMARVRRLSVTDDGETLTPPAQRVQFILGEDVEDAALESHPLFSEMEELVKEGDELEWKETARWIKFEEDVEEGGNRWSKPHVATLSLHSLFELRSLILNGSVILDLEANSLEQVADSVLDNMVADGSLGYDSREKVKDALLRRHRHQHERRNHNNMSRLPLIRSLADIGRNHSSCKNFQEGGSRRSSSRGCRGSTTSPHTALLEASDTRGSYLAVPVEEGGSAGGHSHKGEFTRFLGIPNAGSAHDEGMVKSPSNLSMPRNHSSSDLHMNGDINHKSNTNFMRKIPPGAEASNILVGEVDFLEKTLSAFVRLKTGTIMGDLTEVPVPTRFLFVLLGPPNSNSSFHEIGRAMATLMSDEIFHEVAYRARKRDHLLAGIDEFLDAVTVLPPGEWDPAIRIEPPAAIPSQDPRKRPNDNNPKDEPDEEEEEQKQREESGLARTGRLFGGLINDLKRKKPWYWSDFKDALALQCIASWIFLYFACLSPIITFGGLLGEATGKNMAAMESLISGFVCGMGYGFFSGQPLTILGSTGPVLVFETIVFEFCKQAGWDYMSFRFCIGTWITIILVILVAIDASALVCYITRFTEENFATLIAFIFIYKAVENVISIGKKYPLKTRPDEILNYECYCLPSNYSRVPDHFDWTAVDKGSCQIYNGTLAGAGCDTKVYVPDVYLMSIILFLGTFIISVILKDFKNSLFFPSKIRQVISDFSVIIAILSMSFLDYKVGVKTPKLEVPSEFKPTLPSRNWIITPFNGNPLYSALVAILPALLGTILIFMDQQITAVIVNRKENKLKKGCGYHLDLFVLAILIQVCSVMGLPWFVAATVLSINHVNSLKVESECAAPGEKPQFLGVREQRVTHILIFMTIGCSVVLTPILSHIPMPVLFGVFLYMGAASLKGLQFFDRILIMFMPQKYQPDHMFLRQVPIRRVHIFTAIQLTCLVCLWVIKSFSMTSILFPLMLVVMIGIRKSLDLFFTRRELKILDDVMPEMTKRNQDEFRELGDAEDATKTSPPPYQENLQIPLINGNIMNIPLASINISEEVNKTGIWKQVNNSNKSKNKNDSKEHKHKQGKKNNKHKKISKTTLSEIERRLSTMDELEEEESKVNELLRRKESWSASKRSDSRKNSTSAETSV; the protein is encoded by the exons CCACCATCGCAATGGAGAGAAGGAAATTGATAGACCTG GGCCTCCAATAATGGCACGAGTTAGAAGACTGAGCGTCACCGATGATGGAGAAACAT TAACACCGCCAGCTCAACGAGTCCAATTTATATTGGGAGAAGATGTGGAAGATGCAGCCCTCGAATCACATCCATTGTTTTCTGAAATGGAAGAACTGGTTAAAGAGGGTGATGAACTTGAATGGAAAGAAACCGCTCGATGGATTAAATTTGAAGAAGATGTCGAAGAAGGTGGAAACCGATGGTCGAAACCACACGTAGCGACTTTGTCGCTTCATTCGCTCTTCGAACTGAGAAGTCTGATTTTAAACGGATCTGTTATTTTGGATTTGGAAGCCAATTCTTTAGAACAAGTTGCTGATAGTGTATTAGATAATATGGTAGCAGATGGTTCCTTAGGATATGACAGTAGAGAAAAGGTTAAAGATGCTCTATTACGAAGACATAGACATCAACATGAGAGACGAAATCACAATAATATGTCCAGACTACCCCTTATACGATCACTTGCTGATATTGGAAGGAATCATTCGTCATGTAAAA ATTTCCAGGAGGGTGGCTCTCGACGCTCTAGTTCCAGGGGTTGTCGGGGGTCTACCACGTCCCCTCACACAGCCCTTCTAGAAGCAAGCGATACCAGAGGATCCTATCTAGCTGTTCCAG TGGAAGAAGGCGGTTCTGCAGGGGGGCATTCCCACAAAGGAGAATTCACTCGTTTCCTAGGCATCCCTAATGCGG gttCTGCTCATGATGAAGGTATGGTAAAGAGTCCAAGTAACTTATCAATGCCAAGAAATCATAGTTCCAGTGATCTGCATATGAATGGAGATATAAATCACAAAAGTAATACCAATTTTATGCGAAAAATACCACCAGGAGCTGAAGCGTCCAACATTTTAGTTGGCGAAGTagattttcttgaaaaaactcTTTCGGCTTTTGTGAGACTGAAGACTGGAACAATAATGGGTGACCTAACAGAAGTACCCGTGCCAACACGTTTTTTGTTCGTATTACTCGGACCACCAAATAGTAATTCTAGTTTTCATGAGATAGGAAGAGCAATGGCAACTCTCATGTCCGATGAAATATTCCATGAAGTAGCATATCGCGCTAGGAAGAGAGACCATTTGCTAGCAGGAATAGATGAGTTCCTTGATGCGGTAACTGTATTGCCGCCTGGTGAATGGGATCCGGCTATTCGTATTGAACCGCCGGCAGCCATCCCATCACAAGATCCTCGTAAACGTCCCAATGATAATAACCCGAAAGATGAACctgatgaagaagaagaagaacaaaAACAAAGAGAGGAATCGGGGCTGGCTAGAACTGGGAGGCTGTTTGGAGGTCTAATAAATGACTTGAAAAGGAAAAAACCGTGGTATTGGTCAGATTTTAAAGATGCGTTAGCGCTTCAATGCATAGCATCTTggatttttctatattttgcGTGTTTGTCACCTATTATTACATTTGGAGGATTATTAGGTGAAGCTACTGGAAAAAATATGGCTGCCATGGAGTCTTTAATATCAGGATTTGTATGTGGCATGGGATACGGTTTCTTTTCAGGACAACCGTTAACAATTTTAGGATCAACAGGTCCCGTGTTAGTTTTTGAAACGATTGtgtttgaattttgtaaacaaGCGGGTTGGGATTATATGTCATTTAGATTTTGTATTGGGACATGGATTACAATAATTCTCGTTATATTGGTGGCAATTGATGCAAGCGCTCTAGTTTGCTACATAACCAGATTCACAGAGGAGAATTTTGCTACACTGATAgcatttatattcatttacaAG GCAGTGGAAAACGTAATTTCTATCGGGAAAAAGTATCCACTAAAGACACGCCCCGACGAAATTCTCAATTATGAGTGCTACTGTTTGCCAAGCAATTACTCTAGAGTGCCAGACCACTTCGATTGGACCGCCGTAGACAAAGGGTCTTGTCAG aTTTATAATGGAACTTTGGCGGGAGCAGGCTGCGACACGAAAGTTTACGTACCAGATGTTTATCTGATGTCAATTATACTATTTTTGGGTACATTCattatttctgttattttgAAAGACTTTAAAAACTCTCTCTTCTTTCCTTCTAAG atcCGACAAGTAATCAGTGACTTTTCCGTTATCATTGCTATTTTATCGATGTCCTTCTTGGACTACAAAGTTGGAGTCAAAACACCTAAACTAGAAGTACCATCAGAATTCAAACCCACACTACCGTCAAGAAATTGGATAATTACACCCTTCAACGGCAACCCCCTCTATTCTGCTTTGGTGGCGATTTTACCAGCACTTCTCGGCACCATATTAATATTCATGGATCAGCAAATAACTGCCGTCATTGTAAACAGAAAAGAGAACAAATTGAAAAAGGGGTGTGGATACCATCTAGATCTGTTTGTTTTAGCAATTTTGATACAAGTTTGCTCTGTTATGGGACTGCCATGGTTTGTAGCAGCAACGGTGTTAAGTATTAATCATGTCAATTCATTAAAAGTGGAATCAGAATGTGCAGCACCAGGTGAAAAACCACAATTTTTAGGAGTACGAGAACAAAGAGTTAcacatattttgatatttatgaCCATAGGATGTTCTGTGGTCCTGACGCCTATATTGAGCCACATACCAATGCCGGTATTATTTGGAGTATTTTTGTACATGGGAGCAGCTTCGCTCAAAGGACTGCAATTTTTTGACAGAATTTTGATCATGTTTATGCCCCAAAAGTATCAACCGGACCACATGTTCCTAAGACAG gttCCCATTCGTCGAGTTCACATCTTCACTGCTATACAACTAACTTGTTTAGTTTGTCTTTGGGTTATAAAATCTTTCTCGATGACATCAATATTATTCCCACTGATGTTAGTTGTGATGATCGGTATCAGGAAATCTTTAGATCTTTTTTTCACCAGACGAGAATTGAAGATTTTGGATGACGTAATGCCAGAGATGACAAAGAGGAACCAGGATGAATTTCGAGAACTTGGAGACGCTGAG GATGCAACAAAGACAAGCCCGCCTCCATATCAAGAGAATCTCCAAATTCCACTTATAAATGGAAATATAATGAACATTCCCTTGGCATCGATAAACATATCAGAGGAAGTCAACAAGACAGGGATATGGAAGCAAGTGAATAATagcaataaaagtaaaaataaaaacgactCCAAGGAACACAAACATAAGCAAGGAAAGAAAAA tAACAAGCACaagaaaatatcaaaaacaaCACTATCTGAGATCGAAAGAAGATTATCAACAATGGACGAGTTAGAAGAGGAGGAATCAAAGGTG AACGAACTGCTTCGGCGAAAAGAGTCTTGGAGTGCTAGTAAAAGGAGTGATTCTAGAAAAAACAGCACTTCGGCTGAAACCTCGGTCTAA